In Helianthus annuus cultivar XRQ/B chromosome 8, HanXRQr2.0-SUNRISE, whole genome shotgun sequence, a single genomic region encodes these proteins:
- the LOC110872984 gene encoding protein RESPONSE TO LOW SULFUR 3, translating to MAPSLVVPAVQNHRSAAAKTVAEEEVLRRRNEELERELKRSIEREEKMKMELQNTWERLRVAEDAEERLCSQLGELEAEAVDQARAYRERLVMLMEQLSAAQKIIESATVQRS from the coding sequence ATGGCGCCAAGCCTCGTTGTTCCGGCGGTTCAAAACCACCGGTCTGCTGCAGCGAAGACGGTGGCGGAGGAGGAGGTATTGAGAAGAAGAAACGAGGAACTAGAGAGAGAATTGAAAAGGAGTATAGAGAGAGAAGAGAAGATGAAGATGGAGCTGCAGAACACGTGGGAGCGGCTGCGCGTGGCGGAGGACGCGGAGGAGCGTCTGTGTTCGCAGCTGGGAGAGCTTGAAGCCGAGGCCGTGGATCAGGCGCGTGCATACAGAGAGCGTCTGGTTATGTTGATGGAACAGCTTTCGGCTGCTCAGAAGATTATTGAATCGGCAACTGTTCAGAGATCATGA